The Alicyclobacillus vulcanalis region TGCAACGCGGGCTTTTTCTTGTCTCAGTGAGGTCTCTTCTCTTTTGCCTCGGAGAATCCTCCCAGAAGCAAACCCTACTCAAACTTTATACGCTCGGAAGCGGGATCGCGTGCCTCCAAGGCGCGCAACACAGAGGAAGATGATTCCATCCGCGTCGCCGATACATGGAAATGCGTGTGCGCCGAGTTTACTCGACGTCGTAGCCCGCCTCTTCGACGGCCGTCCGGATAGCCGACACAGGCGTCGAGTCCGCATGTGTGACGACGGCCTCCCCCTTCTCGAGGCTCACGTCGACCGACGTCACGCCTTCCACAGCCGAGAGCGCGCGCGTCACCGAGCGCACACATCCGTCGCACGTCATGCCCTTCACGCGCAGCGTGGTCGTAGCCATCGGATCACCTCCTCTCGCAGGAATCTCCCCTGAGCGGACGGCGGCTGGAACGATGGCCGCCTCAAAGCTTCGTGAACTGGCGAAGCACGTGAATGAGTTCGTCCACCTTCTCTTGTTCGCGATCCCGTTCCCGCAGCGCGTCGGCGACGCACCCCCGCGTATGCGACTCGAGAATGGACAGGCCCACCTGATGCAGGGCGCTCTTGACGGCCGCGATCTGAACCAGGATATCCACGCAGTAGCGGCCGTCCTCGATCATCTTTTGAAGTCCGCGCACCTGTCCTTCGATGCGGCGCAGCCGCCGGACGAGATCGCTCTTCATCGGTTCATAGCTGTGGGTGTGCGCATGTGTATCGTCCAACGAACACGCTCCTCTCCGTGAGGCCACGGGGGCCACGGCTCTTCTTTATCGTACACCAAACCCCCTCCGGGTATCCAGTCCGCATGGCGCGCGGACGGGTCGACGCGCGCACGGGACGCGTTTGCGCGTGCGCGCCCCATCATCTTCCGGTCCGGCGATTGCCTGGGTGTTTGGAAGAATGAGCGTAATCGACTTTTTTCGACAGGAAAGCTTGTCCTGGAAAGCGGATTGGTTTATGCTTCCGATAGGATACCTGTACTGGTACGGCATGCGCGATGAGCCTGCGTCCACCGTTGCCAGGCGGAGCAGATCCTTGGAAGGCCACAAACAGACCTCTTGCTCCTCAGAACTTCCTGCACCATGGCGCCACAGCCAGATTCGACACAACGCGTTTGCAACAAGAACGGCATGACACAGCGAGGTCGGCAGACAAACTCGTCTGCGGAAAAGATGCATTTACACGGAATGTATCTTTATACAATTTTATTTTCATTCATTCGTTGCTTTCCTTTTTAGATATCATTTGATACAATCGCACACAAACCAACTCTTCGTGAGAGGAGCGTGGTGCGTCGGCTCGAGTCGGTGTGACCATGGACACGCACGCGGCGGCCGCGAGGCGCCGGCCCGTGCGGCAAGCCCGGATACGCGGAAGGCATGGGGACGCGCGACTCACGCAGCTTCGACAAACGCGGATTACGCGATTGAAGAAACGCGTGCTCATCGTCCGATGCCGAACCTTGGATGTCGGGCAGGAGAAGACGTGATCGAGACTGAACAGGAGGGCGAAGCTATGGCGAACTTGGAATATACCCTGGCGGAGAGCGGGACCATCCACATCGCGGAGGATGTGATCCAGACCATTGCAGGCGTTGCCATGTCGGAGATCGAAGGTGTCGCGAAAATGGCGGGATCGACCATGAGTGGGCTGGCGGAGCAGATCACGGGCCGCCGCAACCTCACGCGCGGCGTGCGCGTCGAATTCTCCAACGAGGCGCAGTCGTGCACGCTGACCGTGCAGGTGGTCATGCGGTACGGCTATCGCATCCCGGATGTCGCTTCGCAGATTCAGGAGCATGTGCAGACCTCCGTCGAGCGCTACACCGGGTTGCGCGTGTCGGCTGTGAATGTCCATGTTGTGGGCCTGTCGCTGCGCGATGAAGACGAGGAAGGCGAGGGATTTGGATTGCCGGGTAAGGTTTCGAATCTGATTCAGCAGGGATCGGATCTGGTGAAGCAAGGGTACGACACGGCGAAGAGCAAGGTGCAGTCTGCGACGCAGGCGGCCAAGGAGAAGACGGCGGACGTGGTCGACACCGCAAAGGAGAAGACCCAGCAAGCGATGGAGGCCGCGGCGGAAAAGGCGCAGCAGGGGCTCGAGGCGGTGAAAGAGACGGCGCAGTCCGCTTATGACGCGACGAAGGACGCGGCCCAGCGCGGAGCTTCGGCCGTTCGAGACGCGGCTAGCCAGGCGGCCGACGCGGCGCGAAACGCGGTGGATAAGGCGGCGGATGCAACCCAGTCCGCGGTCGGACATGCGGCGGACAAGGTCAACACGACCGGCAACACAGCCGCGACGCCTGAGCAGGTCGACAGCGCAAAGCAGACGGTGAAAGAAGGCGTCGACGCCGCGAAAGACGCCGTCCAACGCGGTCTCGAACAAGCCAAACAGGCTGTGGAGCGCGGCACCGATGCGGCGAAGGACGCGGCGGATCGCGCGGCGGACAAGGCCAAAGATCAGATGAACAAGTGAAGGGCCACTCGAGAAAGGGGGAATGAAGGTGAATTGGTTTGATCGGCTTTTGCTATTCATCCTCTCCATTGTGTCCCTGATCCTCGGCGTCGCCGTGGTTCTGGTAGGCGCGGCTGTACCCGTGGGCTGGGCCCAGATGGAACTCACGCGCCAGCCGTACAATGACGTGACCATGGTGGTGGGCGCGGTCACCGCGCTCATCGCCATCCGCTTTCTCTTTTTCCGGCGCAAACCGCGCGATCCGAAGGTGGACTCGGTTTTGGTGACGGGCGATCACGGCCCCATCCGCATCGCGCATCAGACCATTGTGCAGCTGGCGAATCGCAAGGGCTCGCAGCTGCGCGGCGTATCGTCGTTTGAAACCGCGGTGCGCCACGGTCAGGGCGGCCTGATTCTCAACCTGCGCATGCAGGTCCTGCCGGACATCGACATCGCCGCACTGGCGCGAGAGGCGCAGACTGTGGTGAAATCGTACTTGGAGGAAACCACCCACGTGCCCATCGAGCGCGTGCTTGTGCAGGTCACGGAGCTTGGCGACGGGAACCGGCCGATGAACCGAGTTTGGAGTGGTACGAGTGCGTGAGTGGTTGCGGGAAGCTTGGGAGTGGGTGATATCCCTGCCTCATCGATACCATGGCTTGATGATCGGCGTGCTGGTGTGGATTGTCTGGATGATCGTGGGTTTTTGGCGCATGGTGTTGCTGGCGGTACTGGTCGCTCTTTTCTACGGGTTTGGCCGCGCGTGGGAGCGTGAAGGATCCATCGCGGGTATCGCCGAGCGCCTTCTGGCGTTCTTCGCGAACCGCGGGCGCTCGCGCGACGGTATGTGAAACGCCGCCGGGCGATGGCCCGGCGGCGTTTTCTCCTATCCTGTAGAACGGTAAGCGATTAACGGTTGCCTTCGCCGAAATCCACGCCTTGAACGTAGACGTGAATTTGGGTGTTATCCATACCGATGTACCGATTCAGCGCGTCCGCCACTCGCTCTTGGACGTTCACAGCAGTATCATAAATGTTCACGCCGTACTGCACGATGATGTAGAGTCCGACCTTGACGTCATCACCATTCGGCCCGATCTGGACGTCCACGCCGCGCTCGAGGTTTTCTCGCCGAAGCACCTCGTTCAGGCGGTCCATCACCTGGCGGCGCGGCGCCATGCCGGCCAGCCCAGGACATTCCAACGCGGCCATGCCCGCAATCTTTGCGACGACCTCTTCCGCAATCTGCACCTTACCGAGGCTGGTCTCCACCGTCTTCGGCATCCTATCACTCCTACAGGATTCATAACTTTCCTCTATTGTAC contains the following coding sequences:
- a CDS encoding heavy-metal-associated domain-containing protein, which translates into the protein MATTTLRVKGMTCDGCVRSVTRALSAVEGVTSVDVSLEKGEAVVTHADSTPVSAIRTAVEEAGYDVE
- a CDS encoding metal-sensitive transcriptional regulator codes for the protein MDDTHAHTHSYEPMKSDLVRRLRRIEGQVRGLQKMIEDGRYCVDILVQIAAVKSALHQVGLSILESHTRGCVADALRERDREQEKVDELIHVLRQFTKL
- a CDS encoding Asp23/Gls24 family envelope stress response protein, which produces MANLEYTLAESGTIHIAEDVIQTIAGVAMSEIEGVAKMAGSTMSGLAEQITGRRNLTRGVRVEFSNEAQSCTLTVQVVMRYGYRIPDVASQIQEHVQTSVERYTGLRVSAVNVHVVGLSLRDEDEEGEGFGLPGKVSNLIQQGSDLVKQGYDTAKSKVQSATQAAKEKTADVVDTAKEKTQQAMEAAAEKAQQGLEAVKETAQSAYDATKDAAQRGASAVRDAASQAADAARNAVDKAADATQSAVGHAADKVNTTGNTAATPEQVDSAKQTVKEGVDAAKDAVQRGLEQAKQAVERGTDAAKDAADRAADKAKDQMNK
- the amaP gene encoding alkaline shock response membrane anchor protein AmaP, giving the protein MKVNWFDRLLLFILSIVSLILGVAVVLVGAAVPVGWAQMELTRQPYNDVTMVVGAVTALIAIRFLFFRRKPRDPKVDSVLVTGDHGPIRIAHQTIVQLANRKGSQLRGVSSFETAVRHGQGGLILNLRMQVLPDIDIAALAREAQTVVKSYLEETTHVPIERVLVQVTELGDGNRPMNRVWSGTSA
- a CDS encoding DUF2273 domain-containing protein is translated as MMIGVLVWIVWMIVGFWRMVLLAVLVALFYGFGRAWEREGSIAGIAERLLAFFANRGRSRDGM
- a CDS encoding Asp23/Gls24 family envelope stress response protein, whose protein sequence is MPKTVETSLGKVQIAEEVVAKIAGMAALECPGLAGMAPRRQVMDRLNEVLRRENLERGVDVQIGPNGDDVKVGLYIIVQYGVNIYDTAVNVQERVADALNRYIGMDNTQIHVYVQGVDFGEGNR